A stretch of DNA from Streptomyces xanthii:
TGGTCGGTATGTCGTCCAGTGATGCGGACGAACGTGATCGTTCTTACGCTGCCTCGTCCCGCGCGTTCACGGAAGAGGGCCTCGCCGGACGCTCCCCGGGCCGTGCCGGTCCGCCGCTCACGCCGCGCCGCTCACGTCACACGGTTCACGTGACGAGCAGCGACGCGAACACCGCCAGCGCCACCGTGCACAGCGACGCCATGACCGCCCCGCGCCGCGACATCACCGGCGGCGCGACCTCGTGCAGCGCGAGGCCCGTGATGCGCCGGTGCGCCACCGCCAGGAAGCCCAGCCACACCAGCAGGCACAGCGCGGCCGCCACCCAGCCGAGCGCCCCGCCGGAGCCGCTCAGCGCCGTCCGTCCGGCCAGGATCGCGGCCACCGTGCACGACAGCGTCGTACGCCGCCACGCGAGACGGGTCCGCGCCGGCTGCAGTCCGGGATCACGTACCGGTTCCTCCACGCCCGCTCACCCCGCCCAGCCGGCGAACACCACGACCACCATGGCGACGGCGACCAGCGCGATCACCACGCTCAGCAGCGCGGGGAACCGGGACACCGGCAGGTCCTCGCCCTTGCGCATGGCCCGCTCGCAGCGCACCCAGTGGCTGACGGCCCGCAGGGAGCACAGCGCGCCCGAGACGAGCAGGGCGAGCGCGAGTCCGACCCGCCAGCCCCAGGGCAGGTCCGGCAGGAACTGGTCGACCGCGAAACCGCCGCCGATCAGCGCGAGCGCGGTGCGCAGCCAGGCCAGGAAGGTCCGTTCGTTGGCCAGCGAGAACCGGTAGTCCGGCGTCTCGCCGTCGTCCCTGACCCGCTCCGGGGCGAACCAGAGCCGTACGTTGCGTGCGAATTCGATCACGGTGTGGACCTTAGGCGGTGTCCGTCAGCCGCGGGCCCGCAGGCGTGCCCAGGCCGCGAGCGAGTCCGGGGTGAACGACCACGTGCCGATGCGCCGGTCCAGCTCCTCCTGCGGCAGGAACGCGTGCCAGGCGACCTCCTCGGCCTGCGGGTTCACCGGCCGGTCGCAGACCACCTCGTACACCGCCGACCACCACGAGCGCCCCGCCCCGTCCTCGTACAGGAAGCGGAACAGCGGCGTCGGCTGCGGCAGCCCGGAGACGCCGAGCTCCTCCTGCGCCTCCCGCAGCGCGGCCTCGTCGTACGTCTCTCCCGCGCCGACCACCCCGCCCACGAACATGTCGTACATCCCGGGGAAGACGAGCTTGGTGCCGGTGCGCCGGTGCACGAACACCCGGCGCTCCGGGTCGCGGGCCAGGACGAACGCGCAGCGGTGCCGCAGCCCCCGCGCGTACGCCTCGCCACGCGCCACCTGCGCCACGACACGGTCGTCCGCGTCGACGATGTCCAGCATCTCCTCGGCCGAACGCGCCGCGTGCGCCGACACCTCAGGCGCCTCGGAACTCTCGGCGCCCTCGGAAGGGCTCGCAGAACTCGCAGAACTCATGCCCCGAGGCTAAGCCGTGCCCCGGGCCCCGCCCCTACACCGGGCTCGACTCCGCGTTCCGGTCGTGCGCCGCCGCCCCCGGCATCGCCGGATGCAGCCCCAGCAGGACGACCCCCGCCACGATCCCGGCCAGCCCCAGCACCTCCCAGGTCAGCGCCGCCGCGTCCGTGCGCAGCCGGTCCCCGAGGAATCCCACCCCGCACGCGATCCCGGCCAGCGGCTGCGCGGCGGTCAGCGCGGGCAGCGACATCCGCAGCGGCGCCGTCTCGAAGGCGCTCTGCACCAGCAGCAGCCCCGTCACCCCGAGCAGCAGCACCGCGTACGGCTGCCAGCCCAGGAACAGATGGCTCAGGCCGCCCGCCTGGAACCGCTGCCCGCTGACCCGGGTCAGCGCGTCCTGCACCCCGTAGAGCATCCCGGTCGCCACCGCCAGGAGCACCGGCGCCTTGCTCAGCCGGGACCGTTTGGCGAGCGCCGCGAGGAGCAGAGCCCCGCCCACCATCAGCCCGATGATCAGCCAGTGCCGCAGCGGCCCCGCCTTCTCGCCGCCCCCGCTGGGCTGCCCCGCCACGATGAAGGCGGTGACGCCGCCCGCGAGCAGCAGGAGACCGAGCCAGCCCTGCCGGCCCAGCGGCACGTACGTCTGGAGCCGGGAGAGCAGCAGGGCGAAGAGGAGGTTCGTCGCGAGCAGCGGCTCGACCAGCGACACCTCGCCGTTGCCGAGCGCCACCGCGCCGAGCGCCATGCCGCACACCATGAACCCGATGCCCGCGAGCCAGCG
This window harbors:
- a CDS encoding DMT family transporter — protein: MPVLVLVLAVSAAFCLGIGFVLQQNAARRAPLGDFLRPRLLLDLMRMPRWLAGIGFMVCGMALGAVALGNGEVSLVEPLLATNLLFALLLSRLQTYVPLGRQGWLGLLLLAGGVTAFIVAGQPSGGGEKAGPLRHWLIIGLMVGGALLLAALAKRSRLSKAPVLLAVATGMLYGVQDALTRVSGQRFQAGGLSHLFLGWQPYAVLLLGVTGLLLVQSAFETAPLRMSLPALTAAQPLAGIACGVGFLGDRLRTDAAALTWEVLGLAGIVAGVVLLGLHPAMPGAAAHDRNAESSPV
- a CDS encoding NUDIX hydrolase, producing the protein MLDIVDADDRVVAQVARGEAYARGLRHRCAFVLARDPERRVFVHRRTGTKLVFPGMYDMFVGGVVGAGETYDEAALREAQEELGVSGLPQPTPLFRFLYEDGAGRSWWSAVYEVVCDRPVNPQAEEVAWHAFLPQEELDRRIGTWSFTPDSLAAWARLRARG
- a CDS encoding YidH family protein; protein product: MIEFARNVRLWFAPERVRDDGETPDYRFSLANERTFLAWLRTALALIGGGFAVDQFLPDLPWGWRVGLALALLVSGALCSLRAVSHWVRCERAMRKGEDLPVSRFPALLSVVIALVAVAMVVVVFAGWAG
- a CDS encoding DUF202 domain-containing protein; the protein is MEEPVRDPGLQPARTRLAWRRTTLSCTVAAILAGRTALSGSGGALGWVAAALCLLVWLGFLAVAHRRITGLALHEVAPPVMSRRGAVMASLCTVALAVFASLLVT